A genomic segment from Bradysia coprophila strain Holo2 chromosome III, BU_Bcop_v1, whole genome shotgun sequence encodes:
- the LOC119077106 gene encoding THO complex subunit 6 gives MLPERLKIFYNTILCQTISSDGCYLFAGNNFGEIFVYNISHICAEPNESASQEIRQTSVRPVQIFETAEKGSQIHSLAFHNNFVIVGTRNATVTGYSWIKNEISKKVWEVKLSSKSNKDSVDSKWIEVNSFWLDKANSLLYAGCGDNQIYAIRLDCGVVEREFDGHTDYVLSVYGLATDHRLFSGSEDGTVKFWDRRIEQSTDQIKPYENSKLQRPELGKWIGTVSATDDWIVCGGGAKFSLWHLRSLECTTVYNYPGKAQVSGFLEDSVYVAGDSSKLHQFTLNGETTSEIPVSGPAVYSVVYQNDPFKIMSIAGASKNLDICTNFNYKDIVLNLYDK, from the exons ATGCTTCCGGaaagattgaaaatattttacaacacGATTTTGTGTCAGACAATATCATCGGACGGCTGCTATTTATTTgctggaaacaattttggtgaaattttcgTATACAA catttCTCACATATGCGCTGAGCCAAATGAATCCGCATCCCAAGAAATTCGACAGACCTCCGTTCGTCCCGTTCAGATTTTCGAAACAGCTGAAAAGGGTAGCCAAATACACAGTCTGGCATTCCACAACAATTTCGTTATTGTCGGCACTCGAAATGCTACCGTTACTGGCTATTCTTggataaaaaacgaaatttcaaagaaGGTATGGGAGGTAAAGCTGTCGTCCAAAAGCAATAAGGATTCGGTGGATTCCAAGTGGATCGAGGTGAACAGCTTTTGGCTGGATAAAGCGAATTCGCTTTTATACGCTGGTTGTGGCGACAATCAAATCTACGCCATTCGCCTTGACTGTGGCGTAGTTGAACGAGAATTTGACGGTCACACAGACTACGTTCTATCTGTATACGGCTTGGCAACAGATCATCGACTGTTTTCCGGTTCTGAAGATGGAACCGTCAAATTTTGGGACAGACGTATAGAACAGTCCACCGATCAAATAAAACCATACGAAAACAGCAAACTACAACGTCCGGAGTTGGGAAAGTGGATTGGAACAGTCTCGGCAACAGACGATTGGATTGTTTGCGGTGGGGGCGCTAAGTTTTCGCTATGGCATTTGCGATCACTGGAGTGTACAACCGTTTATAATTATCCTGGCAAAGCGCAAGTATCTGGATTTTTGGAAGATTCGGTGTATGTGGCAGGTGATTCAAGCAAATTGCACCAATTCACACTGAACGGTGAAACTACCAGTGAAATACCAGTGTCTGGACCAGCCGTGTACAGTGTCGTTTATCAAAACGATCCGTTCAAAATAATGTCCATTGCAGGAGCGAGCAAAAATTTGGACATCTGCACGAACTTCAATTATAAGGACATTGTTCTCAATTTATacgacaaataa